In Thiofilum sp., the genomic window GTGTTTAGAGTAGATTATCAATATGCTTATTAATAATCCTAATCATAGCTCAGTTCTTTTAGAAAGGCTGTATTAAGCGTTGGATTTTTAAGACGGGCGATGCAAAATAGGGTTTATTCTTTGATTAAGTGTCTATAAAGCAGGGCATTCATGACTTCATATTTGGGAATGTATCCGTATACCCGTAAGCGTCGTATGCGTAGAGATGATTTTTCACGGCGTTTAATGTGTGAAAATGTATTAACTAGCAATGACTTAATTTGGCCAGTCTTCGTGTTAGAGGGCAATAATCGGCGTGAAGCAATTGCTTCTATGCCCGGCGTGGAGCGCTTAAGTATTGATCTGATGGTGGAGCAGGCAGTAGAGGCACATGACTTGGGTATTCCCGTGATGGCTTTATTTCCGGTCACACCCCAAGAAGCCAAGTCCGAGCGTGCTGAGGAGGCATGGAATCCCGAAGGTTTAGCGCAACGTGCCGTGCGTGCGATTAAACAAGCAGTGCCTGAACTAGGTGTTATGACTGATGTAGCTTTAGATCCGTTCACTACACACGGTCAAGACGGTTTGATGGATGAGTCGGGTTATATTCTCAATGATGAAACCGTCAGAGCTTTAGTCAAACAAGCCTTATCCCATGCCGAGGCTGGTGCGGATATTGTGGCTCCCTCCGATATGATGGATGGGCGTATTGGTGAAATTCGTGATGTATTAGAGCAACACGGTCATCTTAATACGCGCATTATGGCGTATTCGGCTAAATATGCATCGAGTTTTTATGGTCCATTTCGTGATGCAGTCGGTTCAGCAAGTAATTTGAAAGGTGGCAATAAGTACAGCTACCAAATGGATCCAGCGAATAGTAATGAAGCACTGCACGAAGTCGCTTTAGACCTGCAAGAAGGCGCGGATATGGTGATGGTTAAACCCGGAATGCCGTATTTGGACATTGTGCGTCGCGTAAAAGATGAGTTTAAGGTTCCAACTTATGTATATCAGGTCAGTGGTGAATACGCCATGCTCAAAGCAGCTGGTATCAATGGTTGGATTAATGAAAAAGCGTGTGTACTGGAGTCACTACTAGGTATGAAGCGAGCGGGGGCGGATGGTATTTTGACCTATTTTGCTAAAGACGTGGCTCAGTGGTTGAAAGCATAAATCAGCGATACCTTAATAGGTTTACATCGCGTTAGCAGGAACAAGTATCTTTGGTAATCTTGCTCATGGCTAGGTATAGGGCTTGAGAAATTTTCAAGCCCCGTTGCTATTAAAAAGAACCAAACAGCGTTCCCAGTATAATTAATAAAATCAATGCAATAATGGGGAATAAAACAGCAACCATAAAAATGTCTTTATAGGCTTGCTGATGTGTGAGACCACAAATAGCTAATAAAGTGACCACTGCGCCATTATGCGGTAAGCTGTCCAGCCCCCCTGTAGCAACCGTAGTGACACGGTGTAATAGTTCGGGGCTAATGCCTAAAGTTTGTGCTAATTGTAAATAGTCAGTACCTAGTGTTTGGAGCGCAATACTCATTCCACCCGAAGCTGATCCCGTGATACCAGCTAAAATATTGGTGACAATAGCCAAGGAGATGAGGGGATTACCCGAACCGATATTGTCTACAAAGGTTTTAATCAATTCAAAGGCAGGTAATGCCGCAATCACTGCACCAAAACCGACTAAGCTAGCCGTATTAAAAATAGGCAAGACGGAATCATTAGCTCCTTGTGCAATGGATTTCATAACGGTCTGAAAGCGCGACCAAAAAAGCACTAGGATTAATAGACTAGCGAGTGTGAGCGATACAATAATAGACCAAACGCCGCGCACCGCTTCTACTTGAGTAGCACCATAACGTGCCTCACTAAGATAGCCAGTATCCATGGCGGGTATCCAATAGGTGCTCACTAAGTAGTTTAATGCAATCACTACCATAATAGGCAGTAAAGCAAGGTAGAACGCAGGTAAGAGTGCAGCATCGCGCTGTTCAACCGATTGAGGCTCTGAGTGTTGTCCATAACCCTCACCTTGAGCGCGTGCTAAAGCGGCTTGACGATTGAGCCACCATTGGCCTAAGCCGAACATGACTAAGGCAGTGATAATGCCTAATCCGGGGGCGGCAAAAGGTGTTGTACCAAAAAATGGCATAGGAATAGCATTTTGAATTGCAGGTGTTCCGGGTAATGCGGTCATAGTAAAGGTAAAAGCGCCTAGCGCAATGGTGGCGGGTATCAAGCGTTTAGGAATGTCTGCTTGGCGAAAGAGTGCTGCGGCTATAGGGTAAATAGCAAAGGCGACCACAAAGAGCGATACACCTCCATAAGTGAGTACCGCACAGGCTAATACCACCGCTAATAAAGAGTGCTTAGAACCTAAGCGTTGCACCATACCTTGAGCAATTGATTCAGCGGCTCCACTATCTTCCATTAGCTTGCCAAATAAAGCGCCCAATAAAAATAGAGGAAAGTATTGCACCATAAATTGCCCTAAAGAGGACATAAAAACTTGCGTATAGGTAGCTAATAACGGAGTACCTACGGCAAAGAGTGTGGCAAATAAGGCCATGGCAGGTGCTAAAACTAAAATACTCATGCCTTTATAAGCCAGCCAAATGAGTAGCCCTAATGCTAATAATACGCCTAGTAAACCCATCATAGACTCACTCCTTTGGTGGTAGCATTAGAGCCAGTAAAAGATTGTACGGTATCTTGAGTTAGCCAATCAGGTTCAAAAGTCGAACGCACACCTAAGTCATCCCACGTTTGAGCCAGCCACTGATCCGCCAGTTGGCGTCCTTTATCGCGTAAATAGCTTAAATAAGCCCACTCAGCATTGAGCTTACTAGAAGCCTCTAAATCTAATAAAGCCTGATCCCCATGAATATTATGTAGGCGCATTTCACGATAGCGTTGGTCTTCAATACCCGCCTGCTCAATAAAATCACGGAGTAGCAAGATCATCCTTAGTTCTTTCAATAAACTATTATTAAACGTAATTTCATTGAGGCGATTGAGAATATCGTGAGCGGTTTTAGGTACATCTGGCCGCACAAACGGGTTAATTTGCACTAATACTAAATCGCGGGCCGCGCACTCATCAACTAAAGGAAATAGAGCAGGATTACCGGTATAGCCACCGTCCCAATAAGCTTCTCCTTCAATCTCAACGGCCTGAAACATAGAGGGCAGCGCAGCAGAAGCCATCAGCGTATCGGCATTAATGTCTGGTTGGCGGAATATTTTAGGACGTCCCGTGCGGACATTTGTAGCGGTCACAAAAATTTTAATAGCACGACAGGTATTGACACGCTCAAAATCTATAATAGTGCTCACTAAGTCACGTAAAGGATTGATATTTAGTGGATTAAGTTGGTAGGGTGAATACATGCGCGACAGATGATCTGATAAGATATAGCCTAACGAGTTTGCTAAGCTCCAAGTGCCACTTAAGCGAGACCAAAAGTCGCGTTGAATAGGGCTGTTGAGAGCGGCTTTACTAACATTACTCCAAAACTCGCTCAGCGCTTGCCGTGCTCCTTCTCGTCCTCCAGCTTCTAATCCATCAGCCAGTACTACTGCGTTCATAGCGCCAGCACTGGTTCCGCTAACACCCTCAATGGTCAATTCAGACTCTTCTAAGAGACGGTCTAGTACCCCCCAAGTCAATGCACCATGAGCACCACCACCTTGTAAGGCAAGTTCAATCGTTTTTTGAGCCATGTTTTTAATCTTTAAGATAACGAATATAGCGATTATAGTGCGGTGCAACAAAATTAAAATTTATCTTTTTAATACTGTGTCAATAACCCTATATTGTTGCAGTGCAAGTTGACGTTAACGTTATGGTATTCTAGTATCGGTGAAGTTCAATTACTGATGCACCCAATATGCAAAACAAACTTTGGACTATTTCTGAATTGGCTACTGAGCTAGGTATGACAGCACGAGCTATTCGCTTTTACGAGGATAAAGGCTTACTCAATCCTCAGCGCGTCGGGCTTAATCGTGTGTATAACTATCAAGATCGTGCACGCTTGAAACTCGCCTTACGTGGTAAGCGTTTAGGGTTTTCATTAGATGAGATTCGTGAGTTTTTAGATTTATATCAATTAGATATGACTAAAGTTACCCAGATGCAATTCCTATTAACACGC contains:
- the hemB gene encoding porphobilinogen synthase; its protein translation is MTSYLGMYPYTRKRRMRRDDFSRRLMCENVLTSNDLIWPVFVLEGNNRREAIASMPGVERLSIDLMVEQAVEAHDLGIPVMALFPVTPQEAKSERAEEAWNPEGLAQRAVRAIKQAVPELGVMTDVALDPFTTHGQDGLMDESGYILNDETVRALVKQALSHAEAGADIVAPSDMMDGRIGEIRDVLEQHGHLNTRIMAYSAKYASSFYGPFRDAVGSASNLKGGNKYSYQMDPANSNEALHEVALDLQEGADMVMVKPGMPYLDIVRRVKDEFKVPTYVYQVSGEYAMLKAAGINGWINEKACVLESLLGMKRAGADGILTYFAKDVAQWLKA
- a CDS encoding GntP family permease, translated to MMGLLGVLLALGLLIWLAYKGMSILVLAPAMALFATLFAVGTPLLATYTQVFMSSLGQFMVQYFPLFLLGALFGKLMEDSGAAESIAQGMVQRLGSKHSLLAVVLACAVLTYGGVSLFVVAFAIYPIAAALFRQADIPKRLIPATIALGAFTFTMTALPGTPAIQNAIPMPFFGTTPFAAPGLGIITALVMFGLGQWWLNRQAALARAQGEGYGQHSEPQSVEQRDAALLPAFYLALLPIMVVIALNYLVSTYWIPAMDTGYLSEARYGATQVEAVRGVWSIIVSLTLASLLILVLFWSRFQTVMKSIAQGANDSVLPIFNTASLVGFGAVIAALPAFELIKTFVDNIGSGNPLISLAIVTNILAGITGSASGGMSIALQTLGTDYLQLAQTLGISPELLHRVTTVATGGLDSLPHNGAVVTLLAICGLTHQQAYKDIFMVAVLFPIIALILLIILGTLFGSF
- a CDS encoding patatin-like phospholipase family protein, translated to MAQKTIELALQGGGAHGALTWGVLDRLLEESELTIEGVSGTSAGAMNAVVLADGLEAGGREGARQALSEFWSNVSKAALNSPIQRDFWSRLSGTWSLANSLGYILSDHLSRMYSPYQLNPLNINPLRDLVSTIIDFERVNTCRAIKIFVTATNVRTGRPKIFRQPDINADTLMASAALPSMFQAVEIEGEAYWDGGYTGNPALFPLVDECAARDLVLVQINPFVRPDVPKTAHDILNRLNEITFNNSLLKELRMILLLRDFIEQAGIEDQRYREMRLHNIHGDQALLDLEASSKLNAEWAYLSYLRDKGRQLADQWLAQTWDDLGVRSTFEPDWLTQDTVQSFTGSNATTKGVSL
- a CDS encoding MerR family DNA-binding transcriptional regulator; this translates as MQNKLWTISELATELGMTARAIRFYEDKGLLNPQRVGLNRVYNYQDRARLKLALRGKRLGFSLDEIREFLDLYQLDMTKVTQMQFLLTRVQEKAAQLRRQQEDLAAMLHELESIEADCQQHLAQTPVTKA